Proteins encoded in a region of the Drosophila busckii strain San Diego stock center, stock number 13000-0081.31 chromosome 2L, ASM1175060v1, whole genome shotgun sequence genome:
- the LOC108607955 gene encoding NHL repeat-containing protein 2, whose protein sequence is MESEELSAIDIVTFVTEELQESYRKSDADKTKVFQDFLGRWHWDKEENSLAKVKALQFEFQPDLDWFNVSRPLTLAGLRGKIVVLDFFTYCCINCMHVLPELRALEERFPVESGLVVVGVHSPKFENERTAANILSAAQRYGIQHPIVNDSRSALWRSLGIRCWPSILVLNPDGVPMLLLMGEGHGGFLEEFVGAALKYYGHQQKIDHTSLPLQLSTDLQPASNLRFPAKIARSTGRYAIADAGNNRVLVVTTLGVVEHKIGGLDAGFVDGSLTAARFNNPQGVAFLDEQTLIVADTDNHALRQISLKDEVVETLAGTGHQGHDRTGGRLGPLQPLSSPWDVAVFHTRDMDMSFHLDELNVPAKTIVLIAMAGTHQIWGYFPEGIIWWKFRKFEPRCCVSLIGNGLEENRNNSYPQNAAFAQPSGLAMSSDCLFIADSESSSIRKASLVDGKVMPVVGGDRNPLNLFAFGDEDGKLYNAKLQHPLGVAYNHVDNRVYVADTYNHKIKVIDTDTNTISTLVLKNQDNSVLALREPSGLCLDDSGSNLLVSDTNNHTIYKVDLGTNIAQRFALDFKQISSASETDAPSKEVRMQLVKHLPLLEAKNCSINFIVKTSAELKFTSDAPQKWKIKSTSPNLEFTDASGNLTDGKCSLKLYKKENLPSNVFAETDQTELLIEFSLNLCDAKTCMIKRFNVTIVNENTVACNDDARTMDVNVHIDRSNITL, encoded by the exons ATGGAGTCTGAAGAGCTTTCGGCAATTGACATTGTCACATTTGTTACTGAAGAGCTGCAGGAAAGCTATCGCAAGTCCGAtgcagacaaaacaaaagtgtttCAAGACTTTCTTGGGCGTTGGCATTGGGACAAGGAAGAAAATTCATTGGCAAAAGTGAAAGCGTTGCAATTCGAGTTCCAACCTG ATCTGGATTGGTTTAATGTCAGTCGACCGTTGACGCTAGCTGGACTGCGTGGGAAAATTGTTGTGCTGGATTTCTTCACATATTGCTGCATCAATTGCATGCATGTGTTGCCCGAGCTGCGTGCCTTGGAAGAACGATTTCCAGTTGAGAGTGGACTTGTTGTCGTCGGCGTACACAGTCCGAAGTTTGAAAATGAACGTACggcagcaaacattttgtctGCAGCACAGCGGTATGGAATTCAGCATCCTATAGTAAACGATTCAAGGTCTGCACTGTGGCGATCTCTGGGCATACGTTGTTGGCCCTCAATTTTGGTCCTAAATCCAGACGGCGTTCCAATGTTATTGCTAATGGGAGAGGGACACGGTGGATTTCTCGAAGAATTCGTTGGCGCAGCACTAAAATATTATGGGCATCAGCAAAAAATTGACCATACAAGTTTGCCGTTGCAACTGTCAACGGATCTACAACCGGCGTCGAACTTACGCTTTCCAGCGAAAATTGCCCGCTCTACCGGCCGCTATGCTATCGCCGATGCTGGCAATAACCGTGTGCTCGTAGTCACTACATTAGGAGTTGTGGAGCATAAGATTGGTGGTCTGGACGCCGGGTTTGTTGACGGCAGCTTGACAGCGGCGCGTTTCAACAACCCACAGGGAGTTGCATTTCTTGACGAGCAAACCCTAATTGTGGCCGATACGGATAATCACGCGCTGCGCCAAATATCACTTAAGGATGAAGTTGTGGAGACATTGGCTGGAACTGGACATCAAGGTCACGATCGCACTGGTGGGCGTCTAGGCCCACTGCAACCTTTATCATCGCCTTGGGATGTGGCCGTTTTCCACACACGTGACATGGATATGTCCTTTCACCTTGACGAACTTAATGTACCTGCCAAAACTATTGTATTAATCGCCATGGCTGGCACTCATCAGATTTGGGGATACTTTCCCGAAGGTATTATCTGGTGGAAGTTTCGCAAATTCGAACCGCGTTGTTGCGTTTCATTAATTGGCAATGGCCTTGAAGAAAATCGCAACAACTCGTATCCTCAAAATGCCGCCTTTGCTCAACCCTCAGGTTTGGCCATGTCGAGCGATTGTCTGTTTATAGCGGACAGTGAAAGCTCAAGCATACGAAAGGCTTCCCTCGTCGACGGGAAAGTAATGCCGGTAGTCGGTGGAGATCGAAATCCATTA aatcTGTTTGCGTTTGGTGATGAGGATGGCAAGCTGTACAATGCAAAACTTCAACATCCATTGGGTGTGGCTTATAATCATGTGGATAATAGAGTTTATGTGGCTGACACATATAATCACAAAATCAAAGTAATTGACACTGATACCAATACGATTTCAACTTTGGTTCTTAAGAACCAAGATAACAGCGTTTTAGCGTTGAGAGAACCATCGGGACTTTGCTTAGATGATAGCGGTAGTAATTTATTAGTGTCGGATACAAATAATCACACCATATATAAAGTTGATTTGGGCACTAATATAGCGCAACGATTCGCGCTAgactttaagcaaatttcCTCCGCCAGCGAAACCGATGCACCATCTAAGGAAGTTCGCATGCAGCTGGTGAAGCATTTGCCTTTACTAGAAGCTAAAAATTGTAGCatcaattttattgtaaagACTTCGGCTGAGCTGAAGTTTACATCAGATGCACCACAAAAATGGAAGATTAAAAGCACAAGTCCCAATTTGGAGTTTACGGATGCATCTGGAAACTTAACGGATGGCAAgtgcagcttaaaattatataaaaaagaaaatctgcCATCAAATGTATTTGCGGAAACAGACCAAACTGAATTGCTAATTGAATTCTCATTAAATCTATGCGATGCCAAAACCTGCATGATCAAAAGATTTAACGTTACAATTGTTAACGAAAATACAGTGGCCTGCAATGACGATGCTCGTACAATGGATGTTAATGTGCACATAGATCGCTCTAACATAACTTTGTGA